DNA from Rubripirellula lacrimiformis:
AACGAGGATCGGTTTTCGGATGGAACGTCCTACGTCGCCATGTCGATGGCCACCGACGTAAATCAGGATCGGCTATGGATTGGCAATGCGGACGCGACCATCCGTGTGTGGGACATCGATCGTGGCGTTGAAGTGGATCGTGTCAACGGCACCGGATTGAACAGTTCGTTTGCCGTGTCGAGCGATGGAAGGTGGTTGTTGACGGGGGCAAGTTCCGTGGACGTCAAAGCCATCTTGTGGGAACTGGATCCCACCGGAAAACTTCCACCTCGCAACACGCACAGTCTGGGTGGACATGATCAGGCGGTGACGGCGTTTGCAATCTCCAGCGATGGATCGCAACTGTTCACCGGCGATCGCGATGGGTTTGGATTGCTTTGGGACGCAGCCACGGGCCGCCCGATCGGCGCTCCGATCGAAAACGTTCGCGGATTTCGAATCAATGCGGCGGCGTTTTCGCCGGATGGGCGGCATTTGTTGGTCGCGGCCGATGACGAACAACTGACCAAAATCGATTTGCAGACCCGGCAGCAGGTGGGGCGTTGGAACCACGATGGTTTTGTGACTCGGTTGTCGCTGTCCGACGATGCCCGCTGGGCTGTGACGGTTAGCGAACGGTCGTCGGAAACACGCTTGACAACAACAGCCACATGTTGGGACTTGTCGCTTGGGAAAGGCGTCGTCTTGGACCGGTTGACCCAGCGTTTGGACCCGACGGCCAGCGGCCGCACGCAGCGTCGCCGAATCACGTCTGCTGGATTTGGGGCGGGATCTAACCAGGCGGCGGTTTGTCGGTCCGCTTGGGGTGACAACGGGTCGATGGTCCAACTGTTCGATCTGGATTCGGTCGCGCCGGATGCCCTGTCGCGTGATCCCGAAGCGGCCGATTCCAAACCCTTGCCCGCGATCAGTCAGTTCCAGTTACCTGAACGATTGGGAACGTCCGAAGTAGTCCTGCCGCTGGCGGATCAAAAAATTCTAACGATGAACCAGAACGCTGCATTTCAGTGGGACTTGAGCTCCGGCGACTTAGTCAAAAGCTATCGAACGCACGTAGCATTGACCGAGGCGAGCCTGTCCAGCGATGCAAAGTGGGCGGCGACGGCAAGTCGTTCCATCAAAATTTGGGATGCCGAAACGGGGCTGGCGGTCGAAAAGATCGAATCACCGCATGCGGGACCGGTTCGCAGCGTCGCGTTCTCGATGAAGAGTGACGCGGACCAGCACTGGCTGGCGACCGGCGGCGACGACGGCTACGCCAAGTTGTGGACTTGGAATCCAAAATCCAAGGCACTGAAATTGTCCGCAACGCTTGGCGGTGAAAGTCATCGAACATCGATCCGTCGAGTTGGGTTTTCGAACGATGGGAATCGGTTGATGGCGGTCGGCGACCATGGACGATTGACGATCTGGAACGTCGGGCAAACGCAGCCCGTGTGGACATTCGGTTCCGACACCGTGGGCAACTTTACCTGCGGTCGCTTTTCGGAAGACGGCAAGACGATCGCCATCGGCAGTACCGATCACAAAGTTCGTGTTTGGACGCTCGACGATGCCGATGGCCCCTTGGGCCAGCCGATTGTGATGGATGGCCACGCCGATGCCGTGTTGGACGTCGCTGTGGTTGGTGCGGGGGAAACGATGCGGATCTTCACTGCATCGGCGGACGATTCGGCTAGAGTCTGGGATCCGCGTATCGGCACCCTGGACGAACAGCAAAAGCCAGTCGCGGGTCGAGAAATTATCTCGCTGCGACGACACGATGGGGATGTGACCACGGTGGATGCGACACGCGATGGGCGGCTGTTGATGAGCGCAGGCAACGATGGCAACGTCGTTCTATGGCCTGCCCAGCCCGTCCGCACGATTCAAGCGGAAAGCCTGTTCGACGTTCTGGACGAAGACTGATCGTCAATCAGAATGATTCGCCGGACCACCGGTTTAGGCGGGACCAGATGGACTTGGGTTCGACTTGGATTTGTCCCCAAGCGATCATTCGTACGGGCAGGCCGTGAACCTGTGGGTCGATCTGAACTCGCACCGGGTAGAACGGTGTGGCCTGCGAGTCGATGGTGGATGGGGTCAACAGTCCCGCTTGAATCAATGAATCGGGAAGCTGTTGTTCGGGTGACGATGCGATCTGGATTACTCGTCCTTTCACACTGCCACGCGGATGCCCCGACACTCTTAAAATCGCAGTCTGCCCGATTCGAACTTGGTCAATGTCTTGTTGCCTCAGGTAGAAGACCGCTTCGCGTCGTGTCCGATCACCAACGGTGCACGCTGTCGTTCCGTCGGATAGCAACGCACCTTGGTTGACAGGATCCAGGGGAGCTCCGGACCAGGTGGTCGTCGTGATCTGGTCTGACCTTCGCGAAATCGTCGTCGGCGGGGCGAAGACGACGCCGTCGATGTGGCTGCGTATCCGTAGCCGGTCGCTTTCCTGTTGCAGAACCGATAACTGTTTGACGGTTTCCTGCAAGCCGCGTTCTAAGGTGGGGATCGCCGAGGCGGATTGGTGATCGATGCTGCGACGATCGCGTATGGTCGCAAGGCGAGTTTCAATTTGATCTCGCTTGGTCTCCAAAGCCAATCTTTGATCGGCGGTTGGGTGGTCGATCAATTCTGCGACGACCTGACCCGAACGGACCGTTTCACCGTGACGAACGGATTCGTCCAAGAAGCCTGACTTGGAAACCACCATCGTTTCACTGTCGGCGGGTTCGGTGATCATGGGGGCGGTCACGCCGGACGGTAACGGAACCAAAAACGATGCGGCCAGAGCGATGCCGCAGCCCAAGCGGTAGACCGTCGATCGCCCGGTTCCGGCTTGGTTCTTCGTCCCCTGCGGACGTTGACGTTGTATCGCTGATTTGGCTGAACGTACGCCCCAGGTCGCCAACAGGATGAATCCCAGTGCCAGCACGGCATCCCCGAATCCCCGCTGGTCCGCCCAAGCGTAGAACAGCGACAGAATCGCCACATACAGGAACGTTCGATAGACGCCGCTGGCGACCGCATAGCCGACCAGAAACCGATTTTCGCGGTTCTGGGACGGAGAGTTTTCGTAGGCAAGCGAACCGGCCGCCGACGAATCTTGGGACCACCACCGGCGGATGACATGTCGAAGTTGTTCGCGAGCTCGTCCGCCCAAGTTCGGGATGCCAACAGCATCGCAAAGCAAATAATAGCCGTCGTATCGCAACAGCGGATTGCCATTGAACAAGATGGTTGATATCGAGCACACGGTCATGATGGTAACGCACAGATCGCGGATCGGGCCGTCGATCGTGGATACCCAAACCAAGGTGGCGATCGCCGCGATGACCCATTCGGCCATCATCCCGGCAGCCGATACCAACATTCGTTTCCAGGGTCGATCCATCAGCCAGGCATCGGACACGTCACAGTACAAACAAGGAACCCCGAACAGGATCATCAGACCCATTTCGCGGCACCGGCCTCCGAACCGTTGGCATGCCAATGCGTGCGCCAGTTCATGAATGACCTTGGTCGCGCCGATCACCGCCAGCAACATCCACCACTGGTCGAAACGGCTTGCCGCGGTGGCAATGTCGTCGGCGAACTCTCCGAAACGTGTCACGACAATCGTGGTCGCGATGATCGTCATGGCACCGGCGACGGCCAACGCAGGTCTAGAAAAGAGGACGCGTCCGAGTGGTTCCAATCTGGATAGCCAATCGCTTGGGTCGACACCTGGCAATCGAATGACCAGCGGTTTGATCCACCAAGGTTGTCGATCGATGGGGCGTTGCAGCTTTGCGGGCGTCGTGGCGAGTAGTCCTTTCGACTGGGCGTCCGCAAAAAAGTGGTCCACTTGTTGTGGCAAAAGCCGGGCTGGCAAGAACAGTTTTGCGGCGGCGTGATGGAGTTCACCGGGGTCTCGGATCCCATCGGCCAAGCTCAACATCGCATGTTCTTGCGGACTGAAATAGAAAAACGTTCCAGCGATCGGGTCTTTGATCACCCAGACCTGGCGACGGTTCGACCAGATGGGTCGATGGACTAGGTCGGCGCGCAGTCGAGGCTGTACCGGCTTGGCCGGCATGTGGCTCGATTGGCGTCGCCCACCATTGTCTGTGCCGCTGGTGATCAAGGTGTCAGTTCCAGGCTAAGTCGCATGCCGGGCAATACCACTAGATCGCTGTTGTCGAATTCAACCCAAAAACGAACCTGTTTGTTGACGGGGTCAATTTCGGGACTGACGAAGACGATCTTGCCGCTGCGTTGCACCACTGATTCTGCCGTTTGGATCCGCAGGTTGACTTGCGGCGATCGCTTCAGCGCCGACACGTCGTCCAGGTTTGCGAAACCTTCGGCACGCAATCGATTCAGTCGAATCACACGAACCATCGGTTCGCCCTCGGTCACCCAATCGCCCGGCCGCCGATGGATTTCGACAACAACACCGTCGATTGGCGAGACAACTTGATGACGCAGCACTTCTAGGTTTGCCAGTTCGGTTTGTTGGCGGGCCAGTTCTAGGTTCAGTTCGTTGATCTTCTCGTCGACTTCCGCTTGACGAAGTTCCAGTTTCGATTGCTGGACCAGCCACAGATGGCCGGCAGCCGCCTCTGTCTCGGCTTGAGCACTGAGTTCTTCGATTTCGTGCTCTGACTTGGCTTGCTGAGTTTCCAGGATCGACTTTTCGTAGGCTAAACGGAGTCCTTCGATCTCGGATGTCGAGATGCTTTGGGCGTATGCGCGGCGAGAGGCCAAAGCACGGTCGAGTTCGTTTTTGGCGACTTCAGACGCTTTTTCCGTTGCGGCGATGCGGACTAAGTTGGTTGCCTTTTTGTTGGCCACCCGCTTTAGCATCTCTTGTTCTTTGGCAGCTTGGCGTGTGGAACCTACAGCGGCTTCGGCCTGTTCGGTGGACAGACCGTCTTTGATTTTTCGCCGGGCAACGTCCAACTGAGTTGCGGCGATCGCTTGGCGGATACGAGCTTCGCGGTCGTCGGTCGTGGCGATCAATTTGCCAGTCGCTACCGAGTCACCTTCGCGAACGGTCATGGATGCGATCGATCCGGTTCGGCCCGCAGGAACATCGATCGATTCGATGACCGTGACAATCAAATCATCCATCGCGATCGTGTCATCCGCGACCGCAGAATGCGAAAGGACACATCCCAGCACCAGGCAAACGGTGCTGCGAACGACGGATTGGATGGCTCGTTTAGGAAGCATAGGATTCGTTAAAACCAAATTTGGCGACGGTACCATTGGATCAGACTGCGCAGATAGACGAAGCCGGCGGGAGAATTGCCGCAGTGAATTTTTGCGACCAAAGTGGCACCCGGTCGCAGGCGTTCTTGGTCGCCGGTGCGAATGGGCACACGGCCGCGGACGACGGACTTTGCCTCTGCGTTCAGGTCCGCGGTCAACGACAAGTCGGCGATGGTGCCTTGGTAGGTTTGCGTCGGATCGGAGCGCAGTTTGAACGTGCATTGCACGGGTTGGTCGACGTGCGATGGCAGGTACGCGATTGCTTGGTCGGGAATGTCCAGTTCGGCATTCCAACCCTCCGATTCGGCGATCACGCTTAGCAGGTACTGGCCATGGGTGACCGGCCGGGACGAAAGGGAATCGACCAGATTCCATTGATCAACGACACCATCGATGGGGCTGCGCAACGTCAATTGTTTCTGTTGATGATGGATGGCGTCGAGTTGGCGTTGCAGACCGATGATTTCGGATTCGATCACGCGAGCGTCGGCGGACGATTGCGTGTCGCGGGTGGTCGATCGCAGCGCCGACAACGATTCGCGTTTGGTTTGGGCGGTGTCCAAGGCAGCCAACAGGGATTGTTGCTTCAGGTCCAGATCAGGGCTGCGCATGACGACCAGTTCCTGGCCGCTGCGGACGGTTTCGCCGTCCGAAACCAAAACCTCGGATACAACGCCGGCGGCGGGCGAAAATAGTCGTGATTGCCGGACCGGGACCACGCGTCCTTCGACGGGAAGGTTAAACGGCACCGGAATTAGAGCGGCAGCGATCACGATTGCGGCAATGATCGCGATGCTGATTTTGCTTTGCCGCGATGCCCATTGGATTCCGCGGCCCGCCATCGTTGGTGTTTGCGAATCAGCACGAACGATGGCATCCTGGATCGCTCGCGTGATGGTCCAACGATGCGGCGTGTATCGATCAAGTGAAGCGGGTTGGTCGCTCGTGTTTGACCCGGTGGAATCAGCGTCCCGTTGAACGCCCCGGTCCGCCTTACGGTCGGTGTCACTTGCCGTGCCAAATCGTTCCAGCACCATGGCGGCGACCGGTCCCGTTGATTCCGTTGCCGCCGCAGGGAACGCCGCGCCGGTCCGATGGGACGAAGCGTTTTCTGCGATGCCACCGATGAATTCAATCCGAATGTCTCGGCAATCGGTTTGTTTGCGATAGGTTTGCCAAGCGTCGATTTTGTCACGGTCGGCGTCCCCGCGTGGTTCCACGTCGGCTGTGCCCGAAAATATGTCCGTGGTGGTCGCATAGGTATCCACCATTTGCTGCATCCATCGAACATGGTCCGCGCGGTGGTCGATGTGCGACGGAGTCGAAGTGGCGATCATTCGCGACCCGCCATGTTGGCCGTGGTCGCCGCCGATCCGCAAGATCGATACCCGGTCGACTTCCGTCATGCGTTGGACCGAAACCGCGATCGAAGTCCATGTTTCGGTTAAATTGGAACCGCGGTACAAGCTGGCGACGAAGGATTCGCGGTCATCCATCTGGCCCAAGTGGGACTGCAATCGAATGACTCGGCATCGCAGATATGCAGATGATGCGAGGTCCATCAACGCGGATGCCAGTTGCTCCGATGCGGCTCGCCGATCGACTGCGATGGGGGCCGCAAAGCGAGCTTCCCAGGTCAATTGAGTTGACGGAAGCAGCGGTAAACTGACTCGCAATCGTGCGCCGGTTGTGGATCCGTCGGATGACCAATGTGGGTGCCCGTCGGCTCCCGACGTGTCGACTTTGGCGTCAAACACAGCCAACCCGATCTGCGAAAGCGAATTCGGTTGACCATCTTCGACGGCGTAGAGATGCGTTGCTTGGGCGCCGGTGATGCTATGGAAACCGGCCAACAGATTTTCGAAATGGGTGGCGGATTCACCTCTGCGAAGCGCCGGACAGGTGCGTGCTTCGATTTCCATCTGTTCGATCAAGCGATGCGAATCAGCCCAGATTCGTGAACTGTCGCCGCTGGCATCGGATGCCGCCGGACGTGTCACCCCAGTCGAGCCGGGGCTCGCAGCGGGCGACTGATCCAGCGGGGGACGGCGGTCAGGCATGACAAAAAAGGCGTCGCAGCGACGCAGAGGAGCTAGGGGAACGAAAACGTTTCAGGCGATCCCATCACCGGACGCCAATGCAGACTTGGCGGATCGTGGTTCGCCGTGAGCCGCTTCTATTTTAGCTGCGACAGCAGGCATCGAGCGTGAAACACCGGGGTTTCATGACGATCTGACGCGGGCTGGGCGATTTCGTTCGGATTGATTGGACGGCAGCCCTTGGATTGTACGAATAAAGCGAATAGCGCCAGTTGTGCCGATCGGTGGGACATCCTGCGCAATCCCGTTCTAAACGGGGTCTGAATCCATCTCGACGAACTTGCTGCGCTTTCCGACTGCGGTCATGAATTCCCTACCATCGAAACGTGTTTTCCATGCGATCCGCTGCGGCGGACGCTGGCACTGCGCGCTGGCGGTCGGATTGGTCTTGGTATTGGGGTGCCGATCGTACCGCGACATTCCACAGACGATTGGAAACAACACCGATAGCATCGATTCGTTGATGCAACAGGTGGACGCTGGGCCGCCGCCGAGCGAACCGGTCGAATGGACCGCTCAGCCAATGACGCTGCGCAGCCCCGAGGATTTCGAAAACGCTCAATACCGTGAACTGTCGCTGCAGCAGGCGATCGAAACGGCCCTCGGTAACGCACAGGTGCTTCGTGATCTTGGTGCGACCGTGCTGCGGTCGCCCAGCCTTGTGACAACGACCGAGGCATTGGGGTTGGTACAGACCGACCCGCAGGCCAGTATCGAAGCCGCGTTGTCAGCTTACGATGCTCAGGTCTATGGATTTGGCAAATGGCAAAACAACGACCGACGTTTCAACAATCGTTTCTTTGGTGGCGGTTCAACCGCGTTCAAACAGGACACGCATGACTATGTCCTGCAGCTGTCCAAGCGAACCGCAACAGGTGCTCAATTTGCCCTTCGCAGTGTGACCGACTACGACGCCAACAACGCGACTGGCAACTTGTTCCCCAGTGCTTGGCAGAGCCAGTTGCATGCCGAGATGCGTCAGCCATTGATGCAGGGTGGCGGTCTAACATTCAACCGAATCGCTGGTCCTGCGGCTCAGCCCGGCGTTTACAACGGCATCCTGATCGCGAAAGTCAACAGCGACATCACGGCGGCCAAATTTCGATCGCAAACGCGTGATTTCGTCAGCAACGTCATCAATGCCTATTGGGATCTGTACTTTGCGTATCGCGACCTGGACGCCAAAGCGGCCGCGCTTGAACGCAGCCGCGAAACCTGGGAAAGCTACCAGGCACAGAAAACCAGCAGCCGAAAATCGGGGGCTGCCGAAGCTCTGGCTCGCGAACAGTACTATCGATTCAAATCCGAACTTCAGGATGCGATCGCTGGGAAGTTGACTCAGCGGACTCAGGTCAATCAATCCAGCACGGGCGGGACGTTTGCGGGAATTGGTGGCGTTCAGGCAGCCGAGCGGAGGCTGCGATTGCTGATTGGTTTCCCGCTTTCCGATGGCACCTTGATTCGCCCATCCGACGAACCCAACGAGGCGCCGTTGGTGTTTGACTGGGATTCGATTTCGGCCGAAGCGATCCAATTGCGAAGCGAGTTACAGCAACAGCGTTTGACCGTGAAGCGACGTGAAATGGAACTCTTGGCAGCCAAGAATTTCCTGATGCCGTCGCTGGACTTGGTGTCGATTTATCGTCTCCGCGGCTTGGACCAGAATTTGGCGGGCAACGATAGTGCGTTGGAAGAGGTCGGCACTTTCGACTATCAGGAATACGAAGCCAGTTTAGAATTGCGGCTGCCGGTCGGGTTTCGCCAAGGGCACGCAGCGGTCCGGCACGCTCGATTCCAGATTTCGCGAGAAAAAGCGATCTTGCAGGAACAGGAACGCCAAATATTGCACGACCTGATGTCGGTGGTCGCGGACGTTGATCGGGCCTACGCCCAAATGCAAACCAACATGAACCGCTATATCGCTGCGAGCGAGGCGCTCGAAGTGCTGCAGGCGAACCGGCATGCTGGGTTGCCGGTCAATCTGGAGCA
Protein-coding regions in this window:
- a CDS encoding HlyD family efflux transporter periplasmic adaptor subunit, whose amino-acid sequence is MITSGTDNGGRRQSSHMPAKPVQPRLRADLVHRPIWSNRRQVWVIKDPIAGTFFYFSPQEHAMLSLADGIRDPGELHHAAAKLFLPARLLPQQVDHFFADAQSKGLLATTPAKLQRPIDRQPWWIKPLVIRLPGVDPSDWLSRLEPLGRVLFSRPALAVAGAMTIIATTIVVTRFGEFADDIATAASRFDQWWMLLAVIGATKVIHELAHALACQRFGGRCREMGLMILFGVPCLYCDVSDAWLMDRPWKRMLVSAAGMMAEWVIAAIATLVWVSTIDGPIRDLCVTIMTVCSISTILFNGNPLLRYDGYYLLCDAVGIPNLGGRAREQLRHVIRRWWSQDSSAAGSLAYENSPSQNRENRFLVGYAVASGVYRTFLYVAILSLFYAWADQRGFGDAVLALGFILLATWGVRSAKSAIQRQRPQGTKNQAGTGRSTVYRLGCGIALAASFLVPLPSGVTAPMITEPADSETMVVSKSGFLDESVRHGETVRSGQVVAELIDHPTADQRLALETKRDQIETRLATIRDRRSIDHQSASAIPTLERGLQETVKQLSVLQQESDRLRIRSHIDGVVFAPPTTISRRSDQITTTTWSGAPLDPVNQGALLSDGTTACTVGDRTRREAVFYLRQQDIDQVRIGQTAILRVSGHPRGSVKGRVIQIASSPEQQLPDSLIQAGLLTPSTIDSQATPFYPVRVQIDPQVHGLPVRMIAWGQIQVEPKSIWSRLNRWSGESF
- a CDS encoding efflux RND transporter periplasmic adaptor subunit, which codes for MLPKRAIQSVVRSTVCLVLGCVLSHSAVADDTIAMDDLIVTVIESIDVPAGRTGSIASMTVREGDSVATGKLIATTDDREARIRQAIAATQLDVARRKIKDGLSTEQAEAAVGSTRQAAKEQEMLKRVANKKATNLVRIAATEKASEVAKNELDRALASRRAYAQSISTSEIEGLRLAYEKSILETQQAKSEHEIEELSAQAETEAAAGHLWLVQQSKLELRQAEVDEKINELNLELARQQTELANLEVLRHQVVSPIDGVVVEIHRRPGDWVTEGEPMVRVIRLNRLRAEGFANLDDVSALKRSPQVNLRIQTAESVVQRSGKIVFVSPEIDPVNKQVRFWVEFDNSDLVVLPGMRLSLELTP
- a CDS encoding efflux RND transporter periplasmic adaptor subunit → MPDRRPPLDQSPAASPGSTGVTRPAASDASGDSSRIWADSHRLIEQMEIEARTCPALRRGESATHFENLLAGFHSITGAQATHLYAVEDGQPNSLSQIGLAVFDAKVDTSGADGHPHWSSDGSTTGARLRVSLPLLPSTQLTWEARFAAPIAVDRRAASEQLASALMDLASSAYLRCRVIRLQSHLGQMDDRESFVASLYRGSNLTETWTSIAVSVQRMTEVDRVSILRIGGDHGQHGGSRMIATSTPSHIDHRADHVRWMQQMVDTYATTTDIFSGTADVEPRGDADRDKIDAWQTYRKQTDCRDIRIEFIGGIAENASSHRTGAAFPAAATESTGPVAAMVLERFGTASDTDRKADRGVQRDADSTGSNTSDQPASLDRYTPHRWTITRAIQDAIVRADSQTPTMAGRGIQWASRQSKISIAIIAAIVIAAALIPVPFNLPVEGRVVPVRQSRLFSPAAGVVSEVLVSDGETVRSGQELVVMRSPDLDLKQQSLLAALDTAQTKRESLSALRSTTRDTQSSADARVIESEIIGLQRQLDAIHHQQKQLTLRSPIDGVVDQWNLVDSLSSRPVTHGQYLLSVIAESEGWNAELDIPDQAIAYLPSHVDQPVQCTFKLRSDPTQTYQGTIADLSLTADLNAEAKSVVRGRVPIRTGDQERLRPGATLVAKIHCGNSPAGFVYLRSLIQWYRRQIWF
- a CDS encoding TolC family protein is translated as MNSLPSKRVFHAIRCGGRWHCALAVGLVLVLGCRSYRDIPQTIGNNTDSIDSLMQQVDAGPPPSEPVEWTAQPMTLRSPEDFENAQYRELSLQQAIETALGNAQVLRDLGATVLRSPSLVTTTEALGLVQTDPQASIEAALSAYDAQVYGFGKWQNNDRRFNNRFFGGGSTAFKQDTHDYVLQLSKRTATGAQFALRSVTDYDANNATGNLFPSAWQSQLHAEMRQPLMQGGGLTFNRIAGPAAQPGVYNGILIAKVNSDITAAKFRSQTRDFVSNVINAYWDLYFAYRDLDAKAAALERSRETWESYQAQKTSSRKSGAAEALAREQYYRFKSELQDAIAGKLTQRTQVNQSSTGGTFAGIGGVQAAERRLRLLIGFPLSDGTLIRPSDEPNEAPLVFDWDSISAEAIQLRSELQQQRLTVKRREMELLAAKNFLMPSLDLVSIYRLRGLDQNLAGNDSALEEVGTFDYQEYEASLELRLPVGFRQGHAAVRHARFQISREKAILQEQERQILHDLMSVVADVDRAYAQMQTNMNRYIAASEALEVLQANRHAGLPVNLEQLLDSQRRISEAQSRYFLSLAEYTVASKNVQFEKGTLLQMANMVIADLP